The Oxobacter pfennigii genome has a segment encoding these proteins:
- a CDS encoding coiled-coil domain-containing protein, translating into MHNIEKIQIYIISFLIMFIFINFPLRIYAVPAFPSGSTQQKLQGISQEEKDILEDLFSLSNEIKMMEQEEKKLTLEINEFKKEAEKLESAILKEEKEYEIMLNSLSEVLKVYQRKGPGSFIEIILNSDSLDTMLWKLGTLRDLSRNTGNLLNTLKESREKLGAKKAVLDETLRNTEGMYINLKESLDNKLLLKGNLESYLLSLNEEREHYEEQLETFENSWQELKIMFSGIAYEFSRIIEEGRIPFDDIEVKLTLSGIEGIIEEEIFNDIAKEDDILSLMQLTFKNDRVEVYVQQLNLMLWGTFEVINGNTLNFKAQGGSFYGVALDSNALEDLFKEGQISLNLEPLIGKSRVQSLKINDGHLKFIIKPVF; encoded by the coding sequence ATGCACAATATTGAAAAAATACAAATTTATATAATTTCATTCCTGATAATGTTTATATTTATAAACTTTCCTCTAAGGATTTATGCAGTTCCTGCCTTCCCTTCCGGCAGTACACAGCAGAAATTGCAGGGAATATCCCAGGAGGAAAAGGATATATTGGAAGACTTATTTTCTCTGTCAAATGAAATTAAAATGATGGAACAAGAAGAAAAAAAGCTGACTTTGGAAATTAATGAATTTAAAAAAGAAGCTGAAAAGTTGGAATCTGCCATCTTAAAGGAAGAAAAAGAATATGAAATTATGCTTAATTCCTTAAGTGAAGTGCTTAAGGTTTACCAGCGTAAAGGCCCCGGCTCATTTATAGAGATCATACTTAATTCAGACAGCCTTGACACCATGCTGTGGAAACTTGGAACTTTAAGAGACTTATCCCGAAATACCGGAAACCTGTTAAATACTTTAAAAGAAAGCAGGGAAAAACTCGGTGCTAAAAAGGCAGTACTTGATGAAACTTTGAGGAATACCGAAGGTATGTACATAAATCTTAAAGAATCCCTTGATAATAAGCTTCTTTTAAAAGGTAATCTGGAAAGCTACCTTTTGTCCCTGAATGAAGAGAGGGAGCATTATGAAGAGCAATTAGAAACCTTTGAGAATTCTTGGCAGGAGCTTAAAATCATGTTTTCAGGGATTGCATATGAATTCTCAAGGATTATAGAAGAAGGCCGCATTCCTTTTGATGATATTGAAGTTAAGCTTACACTTTCAGGCATTGAAGGTATAATAGAAGAAGAAATTTTTAATGATATTGCAAAAGAAGATGACATTTTATCCCTGATGCAATTAACCTTTAAAAATGACAGAGTTGAAGTATATGTACAGCAATTAAACCTTATGCTTTGGGGCACCTTTGAGGTTATTAACGGGAATACATTAAATTTCAAAGCTCAAGGCGGCAGCTTTTATGGAGTAGCCTTGGATTCAAATGCATTGGAGGACTTATTCAAAGAAGGCCAAATAAGCCTGAATCTGGAACCCTTGATTGGCAAAAGCCGGGTTCAGTCATTAAAAATCAATGACGGCCATTTGAAATTTATAATAAAGCCGGTATTTTAG
- a CDS encoding cell division ATP-binding protein FtsE, with the protein MIEAKDVSLIYSDGTIGLKNVNLEIIKGSMVYITGPSGSGKTSLLKLLMGMEFPTSGVLNVLGQAIKKEDTSGILKLRQRMGPVFQEFKLIKGRTAVENVMLGMRFLNFTYNQIKEDSISALKEVGLFHKAQSLVENLSYGECQRVAIARAVARRPELILADEPTGNLDTDNAVKILNLLASFKNDSRTVIITTHATHLIEGKKGAMYIRISEGSIHCERLEEA; encoded by the coding sequence ATGATTGAAGCAAAAGATGTTTCTTTGATATATTCCGACGGAACCATCGGACTTAAAAACGTAAACCTTGAAATTATAAAGGGCAGCATGGTGTATATAACAGGCCCAAGCGGTTCCGGAAAAACCAGCCTGTTAAAGCTTTTGATGGGAATGGAATTCCCCACGTCAGGGGTTTTGAATGTATTGGGGCAGGCCATAAAGAAAGAAGACACATCGGGTATATTAAAGCTGAGACAAAGGATGGGGCCGGTATTCCAGGAATTTAAGCTTATAAAGGGACGGACGGCTGTGGAAAATGTAATGCTGGGCATGCGTTTTTTGAATTTTACATATAATCAAATTAAAGAGGACTCTATTTCTGCATTGAAAGAGGTAGGTCTTTTTCATAAAGCCCAGTCTTTAGTGGAAAACCTGTCCTATGGAGAGTGCCAGAGGGTAGCCATAGCCCGGGCTGTAGCCAGAAGACCTGAATTGATTCTTGCCGATGAACCCACAGGTAATTTAGACACAGACAATGCCGTCAAAATATTAAATCTTTTAGCTTCTTTTAAAAATGATAGCAGGACAGTTATAATAACAACCCATGCCACCCATCTGATCGAGGGCAAAAAAGGAGCCATGTATATACGCATAAGCGAAGGAAGCATTCATTGTGAAAGGCTGGAGGAAGCTTAA
- a CDS encoding cell division protein FtsX, which produces MKSIFNNTGYFLKEVKTILKTNLLSNVFSFFSTGLIFFILTMIISCWWISSRAVEVIQGEAEINVYFDEGIGNEAVSKLMENIKAIDGVKDVRLVDENEAYSRMEDILGKDAQILAFFVQNPFSPFLEIKIHLENIDSILKNLNLIENVSYIRDNREILDRIRDISEVLRILGYIVVATVGISTLVIISHIIRSGIYNNRDQINTLRLLGAPGYFIAFPFILEGLLLTAGGAVLAVIVAVIALKYVYAGLSGPLPFIPLPPIEELVLGLSITVILLGAFLGIAGSIFGFVSARDR; this is translated from the coding sequence ATGAAAAGTATTTTTAATAACACCGGTTATTTTCTAAAAGAAGTAAAGACCATTTTAAAGACGAACCTTTTATCCAATGTTTTTTCTTTTTTCAGTACAGGCCTCATATTTTTCATTCTGACAATGATAATTTCATGCTGGTGGATAAGCAGCCGTGCCGTTGAGGTTATACAGGGTGAGGCAGAAATAAATGTATATTTTGATGAAGGTATCGGTAACGAAGCGGTTTCTAAGCTTATGGAAAATATAAAGGCCATAGATGGAGTGAAAGATGTACGCCTGGTAGATGAAAATGAAGCATACAGCCGTATGGAAGATATACTGGGGAAAGATGCTCAAATACTGGCATTCTTTGTTCAAAACCCCTTCAGTCCTTTTTTAGAAATTAAAATCCATCTTGAGAATATAGACTCAATTTTGAAAAACCTTAATCTTATAGAAAATGTCAGCTATATAAGGGATAACAGGGAGATTTTAGACCGGATCCGTGATATTTCAGAAGTTCTCCGCATACTGGGATATATAGTTGTAGCTACTGTGGGTATTTCTACGCTGGTTATCATATCCCATATAATAAGGTCGGGAATATACAACAATAGAGATCAGATAAATACCCTGAGACTATTAGGTGCTCCCGGATATTTTATCGCTTTCCCTTTTATACTGGAAGGATTGTTGTTAACCGCCGGAGGTGCAGTGCTGGCTGTTATTGTTGCAGTTATTGCATTAAAATACGTTTATGCCGGCTTGTCCGGCCCCCTTCCTTTTATCCCGCTGCCTCCCATTGAAGAACTGGTTTTGGGCCTTTCCATAACAGTTATATTACTTGGTGCATTTCTTGGAATTGCAGGAAGCATATTTGGATTTGTATCCGCAAGAGATAGATAA